Below is a genomic region from Actinomadura sp. NAK00032.
CTGAACTTGACCAGGCGGGTCGCGTCCACGTCCACCCAGGTCGTCGCGTCCGGGATCTCGCGGCGGCTGCGGGACAGCTTCTCCGCCATCGTCCGCCGGACGCCCTTCAGCGGGACGCGCACGACATCGGCCGTTTCGCGGTGCTCCTCGGCGGGCGGGGCGGTGCCCGTGATGGCCTGCTCGACGTCGCGGCGGAGGATGACGCCGCCGGGGCCGGTCGGGGTAAGGGCGGCGACGTCGACGCCGTTGTCCTTGGCGAGGCGGCGCACCACCGGGGAGATCACGCGCGGGGCCTCGTCCTTCGCCGCCGCAGGACGGGCGGGGGCCGGGGGCGGCTGCGCGACGCGGCGGCGGGAGCGGCGGGTCTCGGTCGTCCCGTAGCCGACCAGGACGTTGCCCGAACCGGCCCGCTCCTCCTCCCGGTACCGCTCGGCGGCGGCATCGTCGGAGGAGGATGCGGCGTCGTCGGAGGCGGCGCCGTCCTCGGTCGAGATCGCGATCAGCGGGGAGCCCACGTCCACGACCGTGCCCGCCTCGGCGAACAGTTCCGCGACCGTGCCGGCGATCGGGACCGGGACGTCCACCGCCGCCTTCGCCGTCTCGACCTCGACGATGATCTGGTCGGTCGCCACGGTGTCGCCGACCGACACCTTCCACTCCAGGATCTCCGCCTCGGTGAGCCCCTCACCGAGGTCCGGGAGCTTGAAGACCGTCGTGCTCACGCGTGTCCCCTGCGGGGGGACGACCCCCCGCGCCCCCCGGTTCGCTTCGCTCATGCCACACCACCCAGGTAACGGGTGTCGGGGCGGTCGTCGCGCTGGAGGCGGTCCAGCGCGTCGAGGATGCGGTCGACGCTCGGCAGGTGGTGGTGCTCCAGCATCGGCGGCGGGTACGGGATGTCGAACCCGGTCACCCGCAGCACCGGCGCCTCCAGGCTGTGGA
It encodes:
- a CDS encoding dihydrolipoamide acetyltransferase family protein encodes the protein MSTTVFKLPDLGEGLTEAEILEWKVSVGDTVATDQIIVEVETAKAAVDVPVPIAGTVAELFAEAGTVVDVGSPLIAISTEDGAASDDAASSSDDAAAERYREEERAGSGNVLVGYGTTETRRSRRRVAQPPPAPARPAAAKDEAPRVISPVVRRLAKDNGVDVAALTPTGPGGVILRRDVEQAITGTAPPAEEHRETADVVRVPLKGVRRTMAEKLSRSRREIPDATTWVDVDATRLVKFRKKLAMADPDAGVGMLALFAAICVAGLRRFPELNAFVDTEREEIVRLPHVHLGFAAQTERGLVVPVVRDAHLLSLADLAAALRARTEEARDGRLSPSDLTGGTFTLNNYGVFGVDGSTPIINHPEAAMLGVGRIAERPWAHKGEVRLRQVTQLSFTFDHRVCDGGVAGGFLRFVADCVERPEMLVSRR